One region of Streptomyces davaonensis JCM 4913 genomic DNA includes:
- a CDS encoding DUF899 domain-containing protein, which yields MSLPEIVTRAQWRAAREELLVREEAATRARDALNAERRRLPMVEIDTEYVFEGGDGKATLLDLFEGRHQLVVHHFMFAPEWEAGCPGCSAFLDQVGHLAHLRARGTSFVAVSRAPYTRILPFKARMGWSLPWLSSYGNDFNRDFEVTREHEGELVERPGVSCFLRDRDRVFHTYSTFDQGLDGLGSTTSFLDLTALGAPPGSERPRYHDEYED from the coding sequence ATGTCGCTTCCGGAGATCGTCACGCGTGCCCAATGGCGCGCGGCGCGCGAGGAGTTACTGGTCAGGGAGGAGGCCGCCACCCGCGCGCGTGACGCGCTGAACGCCGAGCGGCGGCGACTGCCCATGGTCGAGATCGACACGGAGTACGTCTTCGAGGGCGGCGACGGCAAGGCCACGCTGCTCGACCTCTTCGAGGGACGGCACCAACTCGTCGTCCACCACTTCATGTTCGCGCCCGAGTGGGAGGCCGGCTGCCCCGGCTGTTCGGCCTTCCTCGACCAGGTCGGCCATCTCGCCCATCTGCGGGCCCGCGGCACCTCGTTCGTGGCCGTCTCCCGGGCGCCGTACACCCGGATCCTGCCCTTCAAGGCGCGGATGGGCTGGTCGCTGCCCTGGCTCTCGTCGTACGGGAACGACTTCAACCGTGACTTCGAAGTGACCCGGGAGCACGAGGGGGAGCTGGTGGAGCGGCCCGGGGTGAGCTGTTTCCTCAGGGACCGCGACCGGGTGTTCCACACCTACTCGACCTTCGATCAGGGACTGGACGGACTGGGCTCGACCACCAGCTTCCTGGATCTGACCGCGCTGGGGGCGCCGCCCGGAAGCGAACGCCCGCGATATCACGATGAGTACGAGGACTGA
- a CDS encoding helix-turn-helix domain-containing protein codes for MAPQGCQQFIGGGGSASEPRSAPTVGQVVLGRRLLDLRERAGLKREEAARVLRVAPATIRRMEMAEVALKIPYLQLLLKAYGVGDEEADVFVQLAEEANQPGWWQRFHDILPGWFSMYVSLEGAASLIRSYEPHFVPGLLQTEDYARGVLRSGAIGQTKPDDIERHVALRMNRQELLTRPDAPRLWFVMDETVLRRQVGGPEVMRAQIDRLLEVTKLPNVTLQVAAFESGPHPGTYGPFVLFRFAMSELPDMVYSEYLTGAVYLDARPEVATHLEVMDRMAAQAATAHRTKEILRDLRKEL; via the coding sequence ATGGCGCCGCAGGGCTGTCAGCAATTCATCGGTGGAGGTGGGAGCGCGAGCGAGCCGCGGTCCGCGCCGACGGTCGGCCAGGTCGTCCTCGGCCGGCGCCTGCTGGACCTGCGGGAACGCGCCGGGCTCAAGCGTGAGGAGGCCGCCCGCGTCCTGCGTGTCGCCCCCGCCACCATCCGCCGTATGGAGATGGCCGAGGTCGCCCTCAAGATCCCGTACCTCCAGCTGCTGCTGAAGGCCTACGGGGTCGGTGACGAGGAGGCCGACGTCTTTGTGCAGCTGGCCGAGGAGGCCAATCAGCCCGGCTGGTGGCAGCGGTTCCATGACATCCTGCCGGGCTGGTTCTCGATGTACGTCAGCCTGGAGGGGGCCGCGAGCCTCATCCGGTCCTACGAGCCGCATTTCGTGCCCGGACTGCTCCAGACCGAGGACTACGCGCGCGGGGTGCTGCGCTCGGGTGCCATCGGCCAGACCAAGCCCGACGACATCGAGCGCCATGTCGCGCTGCGCATGAACCGCCAGGAACTGCTCACCCGTCCCGACGCGCCCCGGCTGTGGTTCGTCATGGACGAGACCGTGCTGCGCCGCCAGGTAGGCGGCCCGGAGGTGATGCGAGCCCAGATCGACCGGCTGCTCGAAGTGACGAAGCTGCCCAATGTGACGTTGCAGGTCGCCGCCTTCGAGAGCGGACCGCACCCCGGCACGTACGGGCCCTTCGTGCTGTTCCGATTCGCCATGTCAGAACTGCCGGACATGGTCTACAGCGAGTACCTGACCGGCGCCGTCTACCTCGACGCGCGCCCCGAGGTGGCGACCCACCTGGAGGTCATGGACCGCATGGCGGCGCAGGCCGCTACGGCACATCGCACGAAGGAGATCCTCCGGGATCTCCGCAAGGAGCTGTGA
- a CDS encoding ATP-binding protein → MASVIPSAPLGTDAAAGLLGLGAATAIGPQRGPAERRFRFELAAHPGSPAQARRLTRARLTGWSVCEDTCDTAALVVSELVTNAIVHTASRHIVCELHDGDDLVRIAVRDQGCAPGEPHPAAQRGDEEHGRGLLLVDAVCHAWGAHEHGPGLLVWAELPRKADTPREDTGPRNDLGWGARPKPGPAGGSDGDDEDGGPA, encoded by the coding sequence GTGGCAAGCGTGATTCCGTCCGCGCCCTTAGGAACAGACGCCGCCGCAGGCCTGCTCGGCCTCGGTGCTGCCACGGCCATAGGCCCCCAGCGGGGTCCCGCCGAGCGCCGGTTCCGCTTCGAGCTGGCCGCACATCCGGGTTCCCCCGCGCAGGCCAGACGCCTGACGAGGGCCCGGCTGACCGGCTGGTCGGTCTGCGAGGACACCTGTGACACGGCGGCCCTGGTGGTCTCCGAACTGGTCACCAACGCCATCGTGCACACCGCGAGCAGGCATATCGTCTGCGAGCTGCACGACGGCGACGACCTGGTGCGAATAGCCGTGCGCGATCAGGGCTGCGCACCGGGTGAGCCCCATCCCGCGGCCCAGCGCGGCGACGAGGAGCACGGGAGGGGATTGCTCCTGGTCGATGCCGTCTGCCATGCCTGGGGTGCCCATGAGCACGGGCCCGGGCTGCTGGTCTGGGCGGAGCTGCCGCGCAAGGCGGACACGCCTCGCGAGGACACGGGACCACGCAATGACCTGGGCTGGGGCGCGCGGCCGAAGCCGGGTCCCGCCGGTGGTTCCGACGGTGACGACGAGGACGGGGGTCCGGCGTGA
- a CDS encoding protein-tyrosine phosphatase family protein yields MAVLTATLPRPALQKRPLPQRAIRALTGILIGYLVLWAVGAGGILGLSFWAKAETPVPAGTRTVQGVHNFQPVSSDGKLWRGAAPSPAGYRALASMGITTVVDLRAEDLSAKQLAEPGEAGLDVVHLPIRDGQTPTSQQVQKLLDTVKNASGPVFVHCGAGVGRTGAMAAAYLVQTGEESSAQAVRRNLAVGPPSIEQIYYGLNLSPSKVEQPPLPVVVVSRLVDAPRRIMSWF; encoded by the coding sequence ATGGCTGTTCTGACTGCAACTCTGCCCCGCCCTGCCCTCCAGAAGCGTCCGCTGCCACAGCGCGCGATACGGGCCCTGACCGGAATCCTCATCGGATACCTCGTCCTTTGGGCCGTCGGCGCGGGAGGCATTCTCGGCCTCTCGTTCTGGGCCAAGGCAGAGACCCCGGTACCCGCCGGAACCCGCACCGTCCAGGGTGTGCACAACTTCCAGCCCGTCAGCTCCGACGGCAAGCTCTGGCGCGGTGCCGCCCCCTCGCCCGCCGGCTACCGCGCGCTGGCGAGCATGGGCATCACCACCGTCGTGGACCTGCGCGCCGAGGACCTGAGCGCGAAGCAGCTCGCCGAACCCGGCGAGGCCGGACTCGACGTCGTACACCTGCCCATCAGGGACGGTCAGACGCCGACGTCCCAGCAGGTCCAGAAGCTGCTGGACACGGTCAAGAACGCCTCGGGCCCGGTCTTCGTGCACTGCGGTGCGGGAGTCGGCCGTACGGGCGCGATGGCCGCGGCCTATCTGGTGCAGACCGGTGAGGAGTCGTCCGCTCAGGCGGTCCGGCGCAACCTCGCGGTCGGACCGCCCTCGATCGAGCAGATCTACTACGGGCTCAACCTCAGCCCCAGCAAGGTCGAGCAGCCGCCGCTGCCGGTCGTGGTCGTCAGCCGACTGGTGGACGCCCCGCGGCGGATCATGTCCTGGTTCTGA
- a CDS encoding ABC transporter ATP-binding protein, translating to MAEVSESEQLLFGGPLRYDTGWSQHSDAFLELNFRAMVRRLPGLLTSSFGLAWQADRNAARIVLVAEVGRGFAQAVGLLAVNSALGRLIGGGEIEDRLREAVPALVVMAVVMLVGALLRAASTYATGRLEPKVERVATELYLERAAAVELAAIEDHAFHKLLDTAQYGASSARRMIAYSSRVVNAMISLIAAAGVLTVLHPALLPLLATMTLPSAWSALTNARRRYESFHTWVQHARAGHLISGLLTEPAAAPEIRVHGVGPFLLRHFRAMSETAEAEQARLARLAARTGLIAAAWTGLATVATYATLGGLLLAGAMALAVAGTAVIAIRTGSASLDSLVLEINALHEEALFVGDLKRLYVEAAERAIPVGGEPLPQEPREIRFENVGFSYPGESTRPALDDVTLTLPLGRIVALVGENGSGKTTLVKLLAGLYLPDRGRILWDDVDAAGADRHQLAERIAMVAQDFKRWPFTARVNVAVGRSAAPLTEERLAEAVAAAGAEEVVADLPRGLDTLLAREFNGGHELSGGQWQRLGIARAAYRRGRILIVDEPTAALDARAELEVFDKIRALASAGQTVVLITHRLASVRHADLVHVLDQGRLVESGSPDELLAGGGLYAELYALQAEQFTTRLPTQKAG from the coding sequence GTGGCCGAGGTTTCCGAGTCCGAACAGCTGCTGTTCGGGGGGCCGTTGCGGTACGACACCGGGTGGAGTCAACACAGTGACGCGTTTCTGGAGTTGAACTTTCGGGCCATGGTCCGGCGGTTACCCGGGCTGTTGACCTCCAGTTTCGGGCTTGCCTGGCAGGCCGATCGGAATGCCGCGCGGATCGTGCTGGTGGCCGAGGTCGGGCGGGGGTTCGCCCAGGCCGTGGGGCTGCTCGCCGTGAACAGTGCGCTGGGGCGGCTGATCGGCGGCGGGGAGATCGAGGACCGGCTGCGGGAGGCCGTACCGGCGCTGGTCGTCATGGCCGTGGTCATGCTGGTCGGGGCGCTGCTGCGGGCGGCCTCGACGTACGCCACCGGGCGGCTCGAACCGAAGGTGGAGCGGGTGGCCACCGAGCTGTATCTGGAGCGGGCGGCGGCCGTGGAGCTGGCCGCGATCGAGGACCACGCCTTCCACAAGCTGCTGGACACCGCACAGTACGGCGCCTCCTCGGCCCGACGCATGATCGCCTACAGCTCTCGCGTCGTGAACGCGATGATCTCGCTGATCGCGGCGGCCGGAGTGCTGACCGTGCTGCATCCGGCGCTGCTCCCGCTGCTCGCCACCATGACACTGCCCAGCGCCTGGAGCGCCCTGACGAACGCCCGGCGCCGTTACGAGTCCTTCCACACCTGGGTGCAACACGCCCGCGCCGGCCATCTGATCAGCGGACTGCTCACCGAACCGGCCGCCGCCCCGGAGATCCGGGTGCACGGCGTAGGCCCGTTCCTGCTCCGGCACTTCCGGGCCATGTCGGAGACGGCCGAGGCGGAACAGGCACGCCTGGCCCGGCTCGCGGCCCGCACCGGACTGATCGCGGCCGCCTGGACCGGCCTCGCCACCGTGGCGACGTACGCGACGCTCGGCGGGCTGCTGCTGGCCGGGGCGATGGCGCTGGCCGTGGCCGGAACCGCGGTGATCGCTATCCGGACCGGCTCGGCGAGCCTGGACAGTCTGGTGCTGGAGATCAACGCGTTGCACGAGGAGGCCCTGTTCGTGGGCGATCTGAAGCGGCTGTACGTCGAGGCGGCCGAGCGGGCGATCCCGGTCGGCGGTGAGCCGCTGCCCCAGGAGCCGCGGGAGATCCGCTTCGAGAACGTCGGCTTCAGCTATCCGGGTGAGTCCACCCGGCCCGCCCTGGACGATGTCACGCTCACCCTGCCGCTGGGCCGGATCGTGGCGCTGGTCGGGGAGAACGGCTCCGGCAAGACCACCCTGGTCAAACTGCTCGCGGGCCTGTACCTCCCGGACCGGGGCCGGATCCTGTGGGACGACGTCGACGCGGCCGGAGCCGACCGGCACCAGCTCGCCGAGCGCATCGCGATGGTGGCCCAGGACTTCAAGCGGTGGCCGTTCACCGCGCGGGTCAATGTCGCCGTGGGACGGTCGGCGGCGCCGCTGACCGAGGAGCGGCTCGCCGAGGCGGTCGCCGCGGCCGGGGCCGAGGAGGTGGTGGCCGATCTGCCGCGCGGCCTCGACACCCTGCTGGCCCGGGAGTTCAACGGCGGACATGAGCTGTCCGGCGGGCAGTGGCAGCGACTGGGGATCGCGCGGGCCGCCTACCGGCGCGGCCGGATCCTGATCGTGGACGAGCCGACGGCCGCCCTGGACGCGCGGGCCGAGCTGGAGGTCTTCGACAAGATCCGCGCCCTGGCCTCGGCCGGGCAGACGGTCGTCCTGATCACCCACCGGCTGGCGTCCGTGCGCCACGCCGATCTGGTGCATGTGCTCGACCAGGGCCGGCTGGTGGAGTCCGGCAGCCCCGACGAACTGCTGGCCGGTGGCGGTCTCTACGCCGAGCTGTACGCGCTCCAGGCGGAACAGTTCACCACCCGGCTGCCAACGCAGAAGGCAGGCTGA
- a CDS encoding DUF397 domain-containing protein: MDRIKPRIPVYNGMPARELGSEGWHKPWSGGNGGNCLEAMKLADGRIAVRQSTDPDGPALIYTTDEMTAFIEGAKAGVADFLLS; this comes from the coding sequence ATGGATCGCATCAAGCCACGCATACCCGTCTACAACGGCATGCCCGCGCGGGAGTTGGGCAGCGAGGGCTGGCACAAGCCGTGGAGCGGCGGCAACGGCGGGAACTGCCTGGAGGCGATGAAGCTGGCCGACGGCCGGATCGCCGTCCGTCAGTCGACCGACCCGGACGGGCCGGCGCTGATCTACACCACCGACGAGATGACGGCCTTCATCGAAGGCGCCAAGGCGGGGGTGGCCGACTTCCTGCTCTCCTGA